The DNA segment CGCCCCCGACGACGACGTTGCGGTCGAACTCCTTCACGCGGCGCGTGTACTCGCTCGCTGTGAGCGGCGCACGATCGAGGTAGCGCGTTGCGACGGCGAACGTGATGCCGGTGACGACGGCGGCCCCGCCCATCACGAAGACGAGTCCGAAGTCGTCGAACTGGAGGAAGTCCAGCACGACCTCGGGACGCGCCATGCCGCTGACGGCGAGGCCGAGGCCGAATATCAGCCCCCCGACGTAGATGACGGGAAGGAACCATGGGCTTCGCGTCTCGTCGCTCATGGTGTCACCCCCAGTGCTTGGACGAGTTGCGCGGTTCCAATGGCGAATGCCATGAATGTCGCGACGTTCACGAGCGACGTGTTCGAGAGGGAGCCGACGCCACAGACGCCGTGGCCAGACGTACAGCCCTTTCCGAGGCGGGTGCCGATGCCGACGAGGACGCCGCCGCCGAGCAGCCGCCACCACTGGACGTCAGTCGTCCAGATCGTTGGATCGGGCGCGAGGACGAGCCCCCAGAGAGCTGCGCCACTGACGATACCGAGTGTGAACACGACCCGCCAGCCGCGCGACTGGATATACTTGAAGCGGTTGAACCGCTCGACGTCGGAGACGTACGACAGCGTGGATTCGAGGAACGTGCTCGCGCCCGCGATGATGCCCGTCGCGAGGTAGATGACTGCCGCGCCGAGGCCGACGAGGAGGCCGCCGACGAGGTACGGCAGTATCCCGCGGGGGAAGGGCGTCTCGAGCACGAGCGGTGCGAGAAGTGGCTCCATCGTTAGTTCGTCATCGCCTCTTCGCTCGCGGCGCAGTTGTTCGGGCCGAGCTCCAGCTCGAAGGCCTCCTCGTCGTCGGGAGACTGCTGGCCGAGGTTCGTCGCGATGATGTCCTCGTAGTTCGCCGGCTGCGGCGGCATGTCCGAAACGATGAACTCGACGAACTCGTCTTCGTCCATGGTGAGCGCATCCATCCGCTCGACCAGGTCGCCGAGTTCCGCGGTGTAGGTGCCGTCGTCGTTCGGCGTCGCCGCGTCGCTGAAGTGTGCCGGTGCGACCACCGTGTCGTCAGGGAGGGGAAGGATCTGTTCCTGGAGGCTCTCGTAGAGCGTGCGGGCCGCGTCCTTGGCCGCCTCGGGGTCTTCGAGGTCGGGGCGCGCGACGCTCTCGGTGAACAGGCCGTCCCCCGTGAACAGTACGTCGCCGACCTTGTACGCGGTCATCCCGGTCGTGTGGCCGGGCGTGGCGATGGTCTCGATTTCGACGTCGCCGACGGAGAGTGTGTCGCCGTCGGTGACTGTCTCGTAGGCCAGGTCGTAGTCGACACCGCGCTCGGCGGCGGCCGCGGGGAGGACGGCCGTTGCGTCCGTCTCCGTGGCGAGGTCGCGGACGCCCGAGATGTGGTCGGCGTGGATGTGCGTGTCGAGCGCGTACACGATGTCTGCGCCTAGGGCTCGCGCGTCCTGTTCGTACTCGTCGGTGAATGCACGGAGCGGGTCGACAACCGCCGCTTCGCCGTCCGAGGCGACGAGGTAGGCGAGACAGCCGCTGGAGGGACGGCGGTACTGGGCGACCGTGGCGTCGACGTCCACGTCGAGTTCCTGGTACTCGTAGATGCGCGCCCAGCCCTTCATGCCGCGTTCGAGGTGGTCGACGTCGTAGCCGGCGTCCTCGAGGTTGTCCGCGACGAGTTCGCTCGACCCGCCCTTCGCACAGAGCGCGGTGATCCGGCGGTCGTCGGGGAGCTGTTCGTGGAGGTCCTCCGGGATCTCGTCGAGCAGCTCGAAGTATGGGTAGTTGACGACGTCGACGTTCTCGCCGTCGATGTGCCATTCCTCGAAGTCGCTTTCGGAGCGTGCGTCGAGGATGAACACGTTCTCGCCGCTATCGATGCGTTGCTTCAGCTCTGCAGGCGTGGTTGATGCGACCGTTTCGTCCGATTCGGGATTTGCCGCGTCGGTCATCGTCAGTCCTCTCTATCTACTGCTCGCAAATAAGGCTTTGTATAGTAGTTCAACTATAGTACAACACTCTATTGGTCAAAAACCACTATTAGGGCTACTGAGGCGGGTTATACTTGGACAGAAGGTAGTGTGTTGTGGACTAAGGAAATTACTATCGATATCCTTTTCTAACTCCACCCAATATTGGGGAGTGAAGTCACTACCATGACACAGTACGAAGCCACTGAAACTCTCGACGTGAAAGGCGAAAACTGTCCGATGCCCGTTGTCAAGACGAAGCAAAACATCGACCAGCTCGCCGAAGGCGAGATCCTCGAGGTCCTCGCGACCGACCCGGGGAGCATGAGCGATCTCGGCGGCTGGGCGGACACGACCGACGGCGTCGAACTCGTCGACCAGCAGGAGGGCGACGACGTGTACACGCACTACGTGCGCAAGACGGAGTAAACCAATGGAGAAAATCGGAATCATCGTCGACAACGACAGCCCGAAGAGCCTCGCGATGGCGATGAACCTCGGCCACACGGCGCTCGCCTCCGACACCGAGGTTCTCGTCTACTTCACCTTCGATGGACTCACCCATCTCCTCGAAGGTGAGAACGACCTCTCGGAGATCGAGCCGCTACTCGAAGAGGGGATGCCAAACCCGTACGACCTCCTCGACGCGCTGGTGGCTGATGGTGGCGATCTCGTCACGACAGTCGCGTGCACGACGACCCTCGACATGCTCGAATGGGACCAGGACGCTATTGATGAGACTGTCACGACCAAGTTCGCGGGTGCGGCTACGTTCCTCGATGAAGTCGAGAACGCCGATCAGGTGTTCACGTTCTAACGATGAGTACGAATACGTCACAACCACAAGGTGAGGACGTACCCTCCCGTGCGGAACTCGCCGCCCGCATCGACGAGTTGGAGACTGAACTCGCCGCGGCGACGGAGGACGATAGTGACCCGAAGATGTCGATTATCGCGACGAAGGGTACGCTGGACATGGCATACCCGCCGCTCATCCTCGCGAGTACGGCAGCCGCGTTCGGCTACGAGGTCACAGTCTTCCACACGTTCTGGGGACTCGACATCCTCCACGAAGAGCGCTCCAAGGACCTACAGTTGAGTTCGGTCGGCAACCCGAACATGCCGGTCCCGAATGCCGTCGCTGCGCTTCCTGGGATGGACCGTGTGACGACGAGGATGATGGAGAAGAAGATCGACGACAACGATACGGCCACCATCGAGGAACTCATTGACACGTCTCTCGACATGGGCGTGAAGTTCCAGGCCTGCCAGATGACCATCGATCTCATGGACTACGACGAGGACGACTTCTACGACGGTGTAACGACCGGTGTCGGCGCCGCCACCGCGATTCAGGATATGGCTGACGCTGACATCCAGCTTCTCATCTAATGCAAATCCGGCTTAACTGTTGGTGAACGTGGCTGGAACTCGTTTTTGGCCAGCTTCCGGGTGAGTCACCGCCCCGAGTACGGTCCGTCTCTGGTGAACCCCGGACACAATACCTAATAGCGAGGTAGCTAAATTGAGTAGTATGTCCTATACTCTGGACAAGCGTGTCGACGGTAAATTCGATAACGTCGTCGAACGGACGACGAATGCACTGTCAGAGGAGGGGTTCGGGGTTCTCTGTGATATCGACGTCCAACAGACGCTCAAGAAGAAACTAGACGAAGACTTCCGCCAGTATCGAATTCTTGGCGCCTGCAATCCCCCGCTTGCGCAGCAGGCCCTCGAAGAAGAACTCCAGTTAGGGACGCTTCTGCCCTGTAACGTCGTCGTGTATGAGACGGACGAGGGCGAAATCGGCGTGAGCGCAGTCGACCCGGAGGTTATGCTTTCCGTGGTTGATAACCCTGAACTGGACTCGGTTGCAGCGGAGGTTCGGGAGCGATTCGAACGTGTCCTCAGCGAACTCTCAGACGCCTAATCGCACGACAGCCGAACAGTAATATGCTCACTTCTACGTGCTATCCATGACGGGTCCCGCCTCTGAGGATGTCGACCCAACTGACCCCGAGTATCGGAATATCGGGGAAGGGTTACTAGACGAGGAGATGGGGCCCAGTTCCGCGATGGCGCACCTGTATCGCGGCGAAATCCATCGGATGAAGCTCTGGCGCGAGCGCCTCGACCGGACAACAAACTGGGCGGTCATCGTCATGGCCGCAATCATCACATGGGCGTTTTCAAGTCCGAACAACCCACATTACATCCTCCTCATCGGCGTGGCGACGCTCTCGGTCTTCCTTGTGATCGAGGCGCGTCGCTATCGTGGGTACGAAATCTGGCGTACTCGGGTTCGGATTCTCCAGGAGAACGTCTGGGCGTACGGACTCGACCCTTCAGCCGGCGTCGTTGATCCAGACTGGCGAGCAAAGCTCAGCGAAGATTATCGTACGCCGACCATCAAAATCAGCGCCGAAGAGGCAATCGCTCACCGCCTCCGACGCGTGTACCTGCCACTATTTGGGGTGCTGCTTGCTGCGTGGCTTGTCCGTATTACCGCATTCTCTCCCGAACCGTGGGTGGAGAGTGCAGCAATCGGCATGATTTCGGGTGTCGTTATTCTTGTTACTGTTGGACTCTTCTACCTTACCGCCATTATCATCGGGTGTCGGCCGCGGACATGGCATGCGAAAGGCGAACTCCGAGCAGAGGATCTCCGGGAACAGCGACGCAAATGAGAGCGGTCGTTTCATCACTCGAACGACGAGTCGGAACTTCACGCCCGTGCCGTCGGGAATATTGCAAATCTCTAGAACGGCGAAACCATCGATGCCGAAGCTGTCGTGCTTATTGCAAATAGCAGCGGTTGGAACTCCTGAAATCGATGTCACAGCAGCGCGAGCAAATCATGGATTTGTTCGACCGTGGCGTGACAGTCAAGCAGTGCAGCAATACGATCGAAGGCACCGATATCTCAGAAGACGATCTCATCGAAGGCGTCGAACTCGTGTCGTCTGGCGTTGGCGAGTTAACGCGCCTCCAGAACGAGGGATATGCGTATATCAAACCCTAACGCGCTAGAATAGTTTCGGAATCGTATTCCGGAAGATGTTGAGCGAGATGACGAACAGCAGGGTGATGACGAACCAGTTGAATTTCTGCTCGTCGACTTCGAGCCGCCGCAGATAGGTTCCGAGGAGAAGCCCCACAATCGTGATGACCGCAATCACGGACCCGAGCCAGAGCCGGTACGTAGTCATGAGATCTGTGAAAAGAGCCATCTGAAGAATGCGGACCGTGAAGATAATTCCCAAAACCATGGAGAGCCCGCCGATATAGCGCTCGGTGTCACGCTCGAACGTATGGAAATACGCCGGGAGTAGTGGGCCGAGGTTGGATGCTGCGAGCAGGAACCCCTCAAGAAAGCCAGCAGTACTGAGTGCGACTGGGTGGTGTGCTTCTTCGATTGTCACAAAGTTCTGAACGACTTGGAAAACGACGTATGCGAAGATGATTACGCCGATGAGGAACGGCACAATCGGTCCAGCGGTGTACTGTGCAAGGACGTAGACGCCAGTGATTGATCCCGCAATCGCCAGTAAGACGAGGATCCATTCTTGACGGACAAATGAGATTCCAGTCTTGGTCTCGCCAATCTGGAACATATTGATCATCCAGGGCGGGATTGCGAGAACGACCACCGCGAGCGTCGGGTCAATAACAGAGGCGAAGATAGGCGTCGTAATGAGTGCATATCCGAATCCGATCATCCCTTTCACGACACCTGCGACGATAGCGACGACAGCAAATAGCAGGAATAACTCGGTCGAAACATC comes from the Halobacterium noricense genome and includes:
- a CDS encoding DsrE family protein; amino-acid sequence: MSQQREQIMDLFDRGVTVKQCSNTIEGTDISEDDLIEGVELVSSGVGELTRLQNEGYAYIKP
- a CDS encoding YeeE/YedE family protein, with the translated sequence MEPLLAPLVLETPFPRGILPYLVGGLLVGLGAAVIYLATGIIAGASTFLESTLSYVSDVERFNRFKYIQSRGWRVVFTLGIVSGAALWGLVLAPDPTIWTTDVQWWRLLGGGVLVGIGTRLGKGCTSGHGVCGVGSLSNTSLVNVATFMAFAIGTAQLVQALGVTP
- a CDS encoding sulfite exporter TauE/SafE family protein — translated: MRTRKSRVDPHQFIAHLLHFRYREVTMTLATLAVFTSAIVFFPGWGNVMKGIQSDVSTELFLLFAVVAIVAGVVKGMIGFGYALITTPIFASVIDPTLAVVVLAIPPWMINMFQIGETKTGISFVRQEWILVLLAIAGSITGVYVLAQYTAGPIVPFLIGVIIFAYVVFQVVQNFVTIEEAHHPVALSTAGFLEGFLLAASNLGPLLPAYFHTFERDTERYIGGLSMVLGIIFTVRILQMALFTDLMTTYRLWLGSVIAVITIVGLLLGTYLRRLEVDEQKFNWFVITLLFVISLNIFRNTIPKLF
- a CDS encoding DsrE family protein; this encodes MEKIGIIVDNDSPKSLAMAMNLGHTALASDTEVLVYFTFDGLTHLLEGENDLSEIEPLLEEGMPNPYDLLDALVADGGDLVTTVACTTTLDMLEWDQDAIDETVTTKFAGAATFLDEVENADQVFTF
- a CDS encoding DsrE/DsrF/DrsH-like family protein, with the protein product MSTNTSQPQGEDVPSRAELAARIDELETELAAATEDDSDPKMSIIATKGTLDMAYPPLILASTAAAFGYEVTVFHTFWGLDILHEERSKDLQLSSVGNPNMPVPNAVAALPGMDRVTTRMMEKKIDDNDTATIEELIDTSLDMGVKFQACQMTIDLMDYDEDDFYDGVTTGVGAATAIQDMADADIQLLI
- a CDS encoding DUF2270 domain-containing protein; translation: MTGPASEDVDPTDPEYRNIGEGLLDEEMGPSSAMAHLYRGEIHRMKLWRERLDRTTNWAVIVMAAIITWAFSSPNNPHYILLIGVATLSVFLVIEARRYRGYEIWRTRVRILQENVWAYGLDPSAGVVDPDWRAKLSEDYRTPTIKISAEEAIAHRLRRVYLPLFGVLLAAWLVRITAFSPEPWVESAAIGMISGVVILVTVGLFYLTAIIIGCRPRTWHAKGELRAEDLREQRRK
- a CDS encoding DUF302 domain-containing protein — its product is MSYTLDKRVDGKFDNVVERTTNALSEEGFGVLCDIDVQQTLKKKLDEDFRQYRILGACNPPLAQQALEEELQLGTLLPCNVVVYETDEGEIGVSAVDPEVMLSVVDNPELDSVAAEVRERFERVLSELSDA
- a CDS encoding sulfurtransferase TusA family protein, translating into MTQYEATETLDVKGENCPMPVVKTKQNIDQLAEGEILEVLATDPGSMSDLGGWADTTDGVELVDQQEGDDVYTHYVRKTE
- a CDS encoding DUF6691 family protein, with translation MSDETRSPWFLPVIYVGGLIFGLGLAVSGMARPEVVLDFLQFDDFGLVFVMGGAAVVTGITFAVATRYLDRAPLTASEYTRRVKEFDRNVVVGGVIFGVGWGLSGICPGAAYASFGVGNYPILWAIGGMFLGAYAQGYVRSLTGSEEGT
- a CDS encoding MBL fold metallo-hydrolase; this translates as MTDAANPESDETVASTTPAELKQRIDSGENVFILDARSESDFEEWHIDGENVDVVNYPYFELLDEIPEDLHEQLPDDRRITALCAKGGSSELVADNLEDAGYDVDHLERGMKGWARIYEYQELDVDVDATVAQYRRPSSGCLAYLVASDGEAAVVDPLRAFTDEYEQDARALGADIVYALDTHIHADHISGVRDLATETDATAVLPAAAAERGVDYDLAYETVTDGDTLSVGDVEIETIATPGHTTGMTAYKVGDVLFTGDGLFTESVARPDLEDPEAAKDAARTLYESLQEQILPLPDDTVVAPAHFSDAATPNDDGTYTAELGDLVERMDALTMDEDEFVEFIVSDMPPQPANYEDIIATNLGQQSPDDEEAFELELGPNNCAASEEAMTN